In Flammeovirgaceae bacterium 311, one DNA window encodes the following:
- a CDS encoding alanine dehydrogenase (COG0686 Alanine dehydrogenase): MIIGVPKEIKNNENRVAMTPAGVQELVKYNHTVYIQASAGFGSGFSDEEYRAAGAEILPAIEDVYAAAEMIIKVKEPIAPEWGLIRENQLLFTYFHFASSRELTDAMIRSKAICLAYETVEKADRSLPLLIPMSEVAGRMAIQEGAKYLEKPMKGRGILLGGVPGVPPAKVLILGGGVVGTQAAKMAAGLGAQVTILDVSLPRLRYLDDVMPANVVTRMSNDYSIRELIKDHDLIVGAVLIPGAKAPHLITRDMLKMMRPGTVLVDVAVDQGGCIETCQPTTHENPTYVIDDVVHYCVANMPGAVPYTSTHALTNATLPYALQLANKGWQQACLDSKELQLGLNVVQGEVVYQGVSDAFGLPYTPLENIFRRRNYVS; this comes from the coding sequence ATGATAATAGGAGTTCCCAAAGAAATTAAGAATAACGAAAACCGCGTGGCCATGACGCCTGCCGGTGTTCAGGAACTGGTTAAGTATAACCATACAGTATACATACAGGCCAGTGCAGGTTTTGGCAGCGGTTTTTCTGATGAAGAATACAGGGCTGCCGGTGCCGAAATATTGCCTGCCATAGAAGATGTTTATGCGGCGGCAGAAATGATCATAAAAGTAAAAGAGCCGATTGCTCCGGAATGGGGCCTGATCAGGGAAAATCAGCTCCTGTTCACTTATTTCCACTTTGCTTCTTCGCGGGAACTTACCGATGCGATGATCAGAAGCAAAGCCATTTGCCTTGCCTATGAAACCGTAGAAAAGGCTGACCGCAGTCTGCCCCTGCTGATTCCTATGTCGGAAGTAGCCGGACGTATGGCCATACAGGAGGGTGCCAAATACCTGGAGAAGCCTATGAAAGGCCGGGGTATTCTGCTGGGCGGCGTTCCGGGTGTTCCCCCTGCCAAGGTATTGATCCTGGGTGGCGGCGTAGTGGGTACACAGGCTGCTAAAATGGCTGCAGGCTTAGGCGCTCAGGTAACTATTCTGGATGTAAGTCTGCCCCGTTTGCGCTACCTCGATGATGTTATGCCCGCCAATGTGGTAACACGCATGTCGAATGATTACAGCATCCGGGAGCTCATCAAAGACCATGACCTGATTGTGGGTGCCGTATTGATCCCCGGAGCCAAAGCACCTCACCTGATTACCCGCGACATGCTCAAAATGATGCGTCCAGGCACGGTACTGGTAGATGTTGCCGTAGACCAGGGCGGTTGTATTGAAACCTGCCAGCCTACCACCCATGAGAATCCTACTTATGTGATTGATGATGTGGTGCATTATTGCGTTGCCAATATGCCAGGTGCAGTACCCTATACCTCTACCCATGCCCTCACCAATGCTACACTTCCTTATGCACTTCAGTTAGCCAATAAGGGATGGCAGCAGGCCTGCCTCGATAGCAAAGAATTACAGCTCGGCCTGAATGTAGTGCAGGGGGAAGTAGTGTACCAGGGCGTATCTGATGCCTTCGGTTTACCCTATACCCCGCTGGAGAATATCTTTCGCCGCAGAAATTACGTAAGCTAA
- a CDS encoding AMP nucleosidase (COG0775 Nucleoside phosphorylase): MKTKKEIVENWLPRYTGVPLDKFGQFILLTNFANYVEMFAERFEVPVMGKSKPMQTATAENITIINFGMGSAMAATVMDLLGAIQPHAALFLGKCGGLKKKTKLGDLILPIAAIRGEGTSNDYMPPEIPALPSFRLQRAVSSMIKKHEMDYWTGTVYTTNRRVWEHDEEFKDYLHRIRAMGVDMETATLFITGFVNEIPHGALLLVSDNPMVPEGVKTAESDNKVTDLFVKKHLAIGIDSLIELRDSGESVKHMRFD; encoded by the coding sequence ATGAAAACCAAAAAAGAAATTGTAGAAAACTGGCTTCCCCGCTATACTGGTGTTCCTTTAGATAAATTCGGTCAGTTTATTCTCTTGACAAATTTCGCCAATTATGTAGAAATGTTTGCCGAGCGCTTTGAGGTTCCTGTGATGGGCAAAAGTAAGCCTATGCAAACTGCTACTGCTGAAAATATTACCATCATAAATTTTGGAATGGGAAGTGCCATGGCGGCAACTGTTATGGATTTGCTCGGAGCGATACAGCCTCATGCCGCTTTATTTTTAGGGAAATGCGGAGGCCTTAAGAAAAAAACAAAACTGGGTGACCTGATCCTTCCCATTGCTGCCATACGGGGTGAAGGTACCAGCAACGACTATATGCCCCCGGAGATCCCTGCTCTACCCTCCTTCCGATTGCAAAGAGCTGTTTCTTCCATGATTAAAAAACACGAAATGGATTACTGGACGGGAACGGTATACACCACCAACCGCCGTGTATGGGAGCACGACGAAGAGTTTAAAGACTACCTGCACCGCATCAGGGCCATGGGTGTTGATATGGAAACGGCCACACTATTTATTACCGGCTTTGTGAATGAAATTCCCCATGGAGCCTTATTGCTGGTTTCTGATAATCCCATGGTACCGGAAGGTGTTAAAACAGCAGAAAGTGATAACAAGGTGACCGATCTGTTTGTAAAAAAGCACCTTGCCATTGGCATTGATTCGCTCATTGAACTTCGTGATTCAGGCGAGTCTGTAAAACACATGCGCTTCGATTAA
- a CDS encoding biopolymer transport protein ExbD/TolR (COG0848 Biopolymer transport protein), producing the protein MSKFRKKSATKTEIPTSALPDIIFMLLFFFMVTTVMRESEIKVEQDLPKATQLKKLEKKSLVSYIYVGKPRETHRFGEEPRIQVNDVFITSPEIVQYVEQERSKLDENDQNKLTMSMKVDDEAKMGLITDVQEELKRANALKVMYSTPQDIERD; encoded by the coding sequence ATGAGCAAGTTTAGAAAGAAGTCGGCCACCAAAACAGAGATTCCAACCTCTGCATTGCCGGATATTATCTTCATGCTTCTATTCTTTTTCATGGTGACCACTGTAATGCGGGAATCAGAGATAAAGGTAGAGCAGGATTTACCAAAAGCAACCCAGCTGAAGAAGCTGGAGAAGAAAAGCCTGGTAAGCTACATTTATGTAGGCAAGCCTCGCGAAACACACCGCTTTGGTGAAGAGCCGCGTATTCAGGTGAACGATGTTTTTATCACTTCACCAGAGATTGTTCAGTATGTAGAACAGGAACGTTCTAAACTGGATGAAAACGACCAGAATAAGCTTACCATGTCTATGAAAGTAGATGATGAAGCTAAAATGGGTTTGATCACTGACGTTCAGGAAGAGCTGAAAAGAGCAAACGCCCTGAAGGTTATGTACTCAACGCCCCAGGATATCGAGCGTGACTAG
- a CDS encoding biopolymer transport protein exbd/tolr, translating into MARKRNREGAEVNSSSMADIAFLLLVFFLVTTTIPNDKGLLIQLPPNEEDQPPEEVKLNERNVFAVRINSADNLLVDNEPLTDVYRLKQMVKEHVLNPTNDPNKAESPDKAVVSLKNDRGTSYERFVTVLDQLQAGYYEIYAERVGITAQEYRNLDRKDPRQLELLERGREGIPMAISIAQPTKFGGN; encoded by the coding sequence ATGGCCAGAAAAAGAAACAGGGAAGGAGCAGAAGTAAACTCCAGCTCAATGGCGGATATCGCTTTCTTGTTGCTGGTATTCTTTCTGGTAACCACCACAATTCCTAATGACAAAGGATTGCTCATTCAGCTTCCTCCTAACGAGGAAGATCAACCACCTGAAGAGGTGAAGTTGAATGAGCGAAACGTGTTTGCTGTACGGATCAACTCGGCAGATAACCTGCTGGTTGATAACGAACCGTTAACGGATGTGTACAGGCTTAAGCAAATGGTGAAAGAACATGTGCTAAACCCTACCAATGATCCGAACAAAGCAGAAAGTCCTGATAAGGCTGTGGTATCTCTGAAGAATGACCGTGGTACAAGTTACGAGCGTTTCGTAACGGTGCTCGATCAGCTACAGGCCGGCTACTATGAAATATATGCCGAGCGGGTTGGGATTACAGCACAGGAATACCGGAATTTAGATCGTAAAGATCCCAGGCAGCTGGAGCTTCTGGAAAGAGGCAGAGAGGGTATACCAATGGCTATATCTATTGCACAACCCACTAAATTCGGAGGTAACTAA
- a CDS encoding mota/tolq/exbb proton channel (COG0811 Biopolymer transport proteins) — MKKLFGLLMLCGVLSFGNTSVALAQGTTTETEQATGTDTTQAAPVQQETATTNEVPTPLVDDDLAAEDVGFHQGVKQKFIEGGWTFMGIVLLCLILGLAVAIERIITLNMATTNTKKLLARVEDALATGGVEAAKEVTRNNSSPIASIFTQGLMRSSEGIDMVEKSIISYGSVEMGRLERGLVWISLFISLAPMLGFMGTVLGMIEAFDNIERVGDISPVVVANGIKIALLTTVAGLIVAVILQLFYNYCVSKIDSLVNKMEDASIALVDMLVRNQLARH; from the coding sequence ATGAAAAAGTTATTCGGACTGCTGATGCTTTGTGGTGTTCTGAGCTTCGGTAATACCTCTGTGGCACTTGCTCAAGGAACAACAACTGAAACTGAGCAAGCTACAGGCACTGACACCACTCAGGCGGCACCTGTTCAACAGGAAACCGCAACCACAAACGAGGTTCCTACACCGCTTGTAGATGACGACCTTGCCGCTGAAGATGTTGGATTCCACCAGGGTGTAAAGCAAAAGTTCATTGAAGGTGGCTGGACATTTATGGGTATTGTATTATTGTGCCTTATCCTGGGTCTAGCTGTTGCCATTGAGCGTATCATTACCCTTAACATGGCTACCACCAACACAAAAAAGCTTTTGGCTCGTGTTGAAGATGCACTGGCAACCGGTGGTGTAGAAGCTGCTAAGGAAGTAACCCGCAATAACAGCAGCCCAATTGCCTCAATCTTTACACAAGGCTTGATGCGCAGCTCTGAAGGTATCGATATGGTTGAGAAATCAATCATCTCTTACGGTTCAGTAGAAATGGGTCGTCTGGAAAGAGGACTGGTTTGGATCTCACTATTTATCTCCCTTGCGCCAATGTTGGGCTTCATGGGTACGGTACTTGGTATGATCGAGGCCTTCGATAACATCGAGCGTGTTGGTGATATCTCTCCTGTAGTTGTGGCAAACGGTATTAAAATCGCCCTTTTGACTACAGTTGCGGGTCTGATCGTTGCGGTTATTCTGCAGCTGTTCTACAACTATTGCGTATCTAAAATCGATTCGCTTGTAAACAAAATGGAAGATGCTTCCATCGCACTGGTGGACATGCTGGTACGTAACCAGCTGGCTCGCCACTAA
- a CDS encoding L-asparaginase type I family protein (COG0252 L-asparaginase/archaeal Glu-tRNAGln amidotransferase subunit D), with translation MFKPKVIIKTVADRHPEASLLIIYTGGTLGMVYDKGGSLVPFDFEQILDRIPSIGRFNLLLTVLSFHELIDSSNATPETWQAIGRAILDNYHEYDGFVVIHGTDTMAHSASALSFMLQHLTKPVIFTGAQLPIGAVRTDARENLLAALEIASAKNKKGEALVPEVCIYFNYRLLRGNRAKKVQSILFDAFESNNYPLLAEAGVEIIYNESAILLPPVGNKLNFRCSFNAGVVLLKLFPGMSRQYVEHVLNIPHTSGVVLETYGSGNAPTFPWFIQAVEKAISEGKIVLNVSQCLGGKVVQGRYSTSRLMEEMGVLNGLDLTTDAALVKMMLVLGEYGAAAEAAKKELVTPLCGEMSVR, from the coding sequence ATGTTTAAACCAAAAGTGATCATCAAGACTGTAGCAGACCGCCATCCGGAGGCCTCGCTGCTGATTATATATACGGGAGGTACGCTGGGTATGGTCTATGATAAGGGAGGTTCCCTTGTGCCCTTCGATTTTGAGCAGATCCTGGACCGGATCCCGTCTATCGGCAGGTTCAATCTCCTGCTGACGGTACTGTCGTTCCATGAGCTTATTGACAGCTCTAACGCTACACCCGAAACCTGGCAGGCTATAGGCAGGGCAATTCTTGATAACTATCATGAGTACGATGGATTTGTGGTAATTCACGGTACCGATACCATGGCACACAGCGCATCTGCCCTGAGTTTCATGCTGCAACATCTTACCAAACCTGTAATTTTTACCGGGGCACAGCTGCCAATAGGGGCTGTTAGAACAGATGCGCGAGAAAATTTATTAGCCGCATTAGAAATTGCATCTGCAAAGAATAAAAAGGGTGAGGCGCTTGTTCCTGAGGTTTGTATCTATTTCAATTACAGATTATTAAGAGGAAATCGGGCAAAAAAGGTACAAAGTATTCTTTTTGATGCATTTGAAAGTAATAATTATCCGCTCCTGGCAGAGGCAGGAGTAGAAATTATTTATAACGAATCGGCAATACTGCTGCCGCCTGTAGGGAATAAGCTTAATTTTCGTTGTAGTTTTAACGCCGGGGTGGTGCTGTTAAAGCTCTTTCCGGGCATGAGCAGACAATATGTTGAGCATGTTTTGAACATTCCGCATACCAGTGGCGTTGTGCTTGAAACCTATGGCAGCGGGAATGCGCCAACCTTTCCCTGGTTTATTCAGGCCGTTGAAAAAGCCATTTCAGAGGGAAAGATTGTACTGAATGTTTCACAGTGTTTGGGTGGTAAAGTAGTGCAGGGGCGCTACAGCACCAGCCGGTTAATGGAAGAGATGGGTGTGTTGAACGGACTGGACCTGACGACAGATGCTGCTCTTGTAAAGATGATGCTGGTATTGGGAGAGTATGGCGCTGCTGCAGAAGCAGCTAAAAAAGAACTTGTTACTCCCCTTTGCGGCGAAATGTCTGTGAGGTAG
- a CDS encoding TatD family hydrolase (COG0084 Mg-dependent DNase) — MIERAAGLGVAKLYMPNVDVASIDAMLEAEHRYPGQCIPMMGLHPCSVGKDFERQLYIMEDWLNKKSFVAVGEIGIDLYWDKSWFEQQKEALRIQAGWAKAKGLPIVIHTRDAMPQTLELLEGLQDGELQGVLHCFTGNLEEAQKAIALGFYLGIGGVATFKNGGLDKVIPHISLDSLLLETDGPYLAPVPHRGKRNSPEYIPLIARRVAELMKKDLQEVAAVTSINTNKLFKGHV; from the coding sequence GTGATTGAGCGTGCCGCCGGACTGGGCGTAGCTAAATTATATATGCCCAATGTAGATGTTGCTTCTATCGATGCCATGCTGGAGGCAGAGCATCGGTACCCCGGGCAGTGCATTCCCATGATGGGCCTGCACCCCTGTTCTGTTGGAAAGGATTTTGAACGCCAGCTTTATATCATGGAAGACTGGCTCAATAAAAAGTCTTTTGTGGCTGTAGGGGAGATTGGCATAGACCTGTACTGGGACAAAAGCTGGTTTGAGCAGCAAAAGGAGGCGTTGCGCATCCAGGCGGGCTGGGCTAAAGCCAAAGGCCTGCCCATTGTAATTCACACCCGTGATGCCATGCCGCAGACCCTGGAGTTGCTGGAAGGTTTGCAGGATGGTGAGCTGCAGGGCGTACTACACTGTTTTACAGGCAACCTGGAGGAGGCACAAAAGGCCATTGCCCTTGGATTTTACCTTGGTATTGGTGGCGTGGCTACGTTTAAAAACGGAGGCCTCGATAAAGTAATTCCTCATATAAGCCTGGACAGCCTCCTGCTGGAAACAGACGGGCCCTACCTGGCACCCGTACCGCACCGGGGTAAGCGCAACAGTCCGGAGTACATACCGCTCATTGCCAGACGTGTAGCCGAGCTTATGAAAAAAGACCTGCAGGAGGTGGCAGCTGTTACCAGCATTAACACAAACAAGCTTTTCAAAGGCCATGTTTAA
- a CDS encoding glycosyl transferase family protein (COG1215 Glycosyltransferases, probably involved in cell wall biogenesis) codes for MMAVIVISVIAVAITTATNFWAWWMLRHEAATLDYPAPQVWPYVAVLVPVRNEEEHLPACLQSLLRLQYPPEKLLILLGNDASTDATLSVAEQWSEKHPQIRVYTIEHTLGRARGKANVLAQLVHACPAEVDYFFMTDADIRPDPQWIKGLLQGLAPGVGLVNGTTTVGGDSFWARWQQTEWAVALGLAKAYTYLPRFGRTLTAIGNNMLISREAYRATGGYEAIPFSITEDFELMQQLDQKGYKTVHLMNRASSAVTEPVLNAAALLHQRKRWMTGALRMPLLMVAMLSGQYLFFLAIVLLLWQQPLLGILLLSLKLLAQYLLTKTVLERTGIKQLPKAGLFYELYSFLLNLVLLMFYFLPIPINWKDRNYRNNRT; via the coding sequence ATGATGGCAGTAATTGTAATAAGTGTTATTGCAGTGGCAATCACAACCGCTACAAATTTCTGGGCCTGGTGGATGCTCCGGCACGAAGCAGCTACGCTGGATTACCCTGCGCCGCAGGTTTGGCCTTATGTTGCCGTTTTAGTGCCGGTACGTAACGAAGAGGAGCATCTGCCTGCCTGTCTCCAAAGTCTGCTCCGGCTGCAATACCCACCGGAAAAGCTGCTAATCCTGCTGGGAAACGATGCCTCTACCGATGCTACACTCTCTGTTGCAGAGCAGTGGAGTGAAAAGCATCCGCAAATCAGGGTATACACCATAGAGCATACCCTGGGCAGGGCCAGAGGCAAAGCAAATGTACTGGCGCAGCTGGTGCATGCCTGCCCTGCAGAGGTAGATTATTTTTTTATGACCGATGCGGATATAAGGCCTGATCCGCAATGGATAAAAGGCCTGCTGCAGGGGCTGGCCCCGGGAGTAGGTCTGGTAAACGGAACCACAACCGTAGGTGGCGACAGCTTCTGGGCCCGCTGGCAGCAAACCGAATGGGCGGTAGCCCTGGGGCTGGCAAAAGCCTACACCTACCTGCCCCGCTTTGGCCGTACCCTTACCGCCATTGGCAATAACATGCTTATCAGCCGGGAGGCCTACAGGGCAACAGGGGGCTACGAAGCTATTCCCTTTTCCATTACAGAAGATTTTGAGCTGATGCAGCAGCTTGACCAAAAGGGTTATAAAACAGTTCATCTTATGAACAGGGCCAGCAGTGCTGTTACCGAACCGGTACTGAATGCTGCTGCGCTCCTGCATCAGCGCAAACGCTGGATGACGGGTGCCCTGCGCATGCCGCTGCTTATGGTGGCCATGTTAAGCGGCCAGTACTTATTTTTTCTGGCAATCGTGCTACTTTTGTGGCAGCAACCCCTGTTGGGTATATTGCTGCTGTCACTAAAGTTATTGGCGCAGTATCTGCTTACAAAAACCGTTTTAGAAAGAACAGGCATAAAACAATTACCAAAAGCAGGACTGTTTTATGAATTGTACTCGTTTCTCCTGAATCTTGTACTCCTGATGTTTTACTTTTTACCGATACCAATCAATTGGAAAGATCGAAATTACCGGAACAACCGGACTTAA
- a CDS encoding polysaccharide deacetylase (COG0726 Predicted xylanase/chitin deacetylase): MYLHFTPALLHSLYPDMLWRMPRNSKTIYLTFDDGPIPEVTPHVLELLRQWNAKATFFCVGENVDKHPGVLRQVTGQGHRLGNHTYHHLKGTGTDTNSYLQNVKKCQQSLQAYLSVAQQLLFRPPYGRFTKAQRKALAEDYRLVMWDVLSADYDPGLSPETCLRKSIRYTRPGSIIVFHDSLKAWERLQWVLPRYLEHFSSKGYSFAAL, from the coding sequence ATGTACCTGCACTTTACCCCGGCTTTGCTTCACAGCTTGTATCCGGATATGTTGTGGCGCATGCCGCGCAACTCCAAAACAATTTACCTGACATTTGATGATGGCCCTATTCCGGAAGTAACGCCCCATGTGCTGGAGCTTTTAAGGCAGTGGAATGCAAAGGCTACTTTTTTTTGTGTGGGAGAGAACGTGGATAAACATCCCGGTGTATTAAGGCAGGTAACGGGGCAGGGGCACCGCCTGGGAAATCACACCTACCACCACCTGAAGGGCACCGGGACAGACACTAATAGTTACCTGCAGAATGTAAAGAAATGCCAGCAAAGCCTGCAGGCATACCTGTCGGTTGCACAACAATTGCTGTTCAGGCCCCCTTATGGCCGTTTTACAAAAGCGCAGCGCAAAGCACTGGCAGAAGATTACAGGCTGGTGATGTGGGATGTGCTCTCTGCAGATTATGACCCGGGCCTGTCTCCAGAAACCTGCCTGCGCAAGAGCATTCGATACACCCGCCCTGGCAGCATTATTGTTTTTCACGACAGCCTGAAAGCCTGGGAGCGCTTACAGTGGGTATTGCCCCGTTATCTGGAGCACTTCAGCAGTAAAGGTTATTCTTTTGCTGCTCTATGA
- a CDS encoding protein serine/threonine phosphatase (COG2208 Serine phosphatase RsbU, regulator of sigma subunit) yields MLEITEAINNNVAEDDLYRIFYFTLRGSLDIKKFALIVQNDDEWVCQVNYGADHDFAKEGIPASLLYLQSPTSTESLQDDLKEYEWIFPIRHKERILAYLLVSNASTGKGAQLSRQDRLDFVQALSNIIIVAIENKKLARRQLQEEVLRRELELARGVQQLLLPNKLPQTNALKVAATYIPHHQIGGDYYDFLRLNDNKYLICIADVSGKGMPAAILMSNFQASLRTLMRQQAPLETAVRQLNEQIFESASGDNFITAFFGYYDEVANTLTYINAGHIPPILNTPKGSQLLEHGTTLLGIMPDLPFLNIGEVKDLDEFLFFCYTDGLSETFNEEEEQFGMERLEELIVKYRSSELELLHRQIIAELDAYRGPREYGDDITMLSCYVSKS; encoded by the coding sequence ATGTTGGAAATAACAGAGGCCATCAATAATAATGTAGCAGAGGACGACCTCTACCGGATATTCTATTTTACACTGCGGGGTAGTCTGGACATTAAAAAATTTGCGCTCATTGTTCAAAATGATGACGAGTGGGTGTGTCAGGTAAATTATGGTGCCGACCATGATTTTGCCAAGGAAGGTATTCCGGCATCATTACTGTATCTGCAGAGTCCCACAAGCACTGAATCGCTACAGGACGATCTCAAGGAATACGAATGGATCTTTCCCATCAGGCATAAAGAGCGTATTCTGGCTTACCTGCTGGTAAGTAATGCCTCTACCGGCAAGGGTGCACAGCTTAGCCGCCAGGACAGGCTTGATTTTGTACAGGCGCTCTCCAACATCATTATCGTTGCAATCGAAAATAAAAAGCTGGCACGTAGGCAGCTGCAGGAGGAGGTTTTACGCCGCGAACTGGAGCTTGCCCGGGGGGTACAGCAGTTGTTGCTGCCTAATAAGCTGCCGCAAACCAACGCCCTAAAAGTTGCGGCCACCTATATTCCCCATCACCAGATCGGGGGCGATTATTACGATTTTCTGCGCCTGAATGATAATAAATACCTGATCTGCATTGCCGATGTATCGGGCAAAGGCATGCCTGCAGCTATTCTTATGTCAAACTTCCAGGCCTCACTGCGTACCCTCATGCGCCAGCAGGCCCCGCTGGAAACAGCCGTTCGCCAGCTAAACGAACAGATATTTGAAAGTGCCAGCGGCGATAATTTTATCACGGCCTTCTTCGGATATTACGATGAGGTGGCGAATACTTTAACCTACATCAATGCCGGCCATATACCTCCCATTCTGAACACCCCAAAGGGAAGCCAGCTGCTTGAACATGGTACTACCCTGCTGGGCATTATGCCCGATTTGCCATTCCTGAATATCGGGGAGGTAAAAGATTTAGATGAGTTCCTGTTTTTTTGCTATACCGATGGCTTATCAGAAACCTTTAATGAGGAGGAAGAACAGTTTGGTATGGAACGGCTCGAGGAGTTGATTGTAAAATACAGATCTTCGGAACTAGAGCTGCTGCATCGCCAGATCATTGCCGAGCTTGATGCCTATCGGGGGCCCAGGGAGTATGGCGATGATATTACCATGCTCTCCTGCTACGTTAGTAAGAGCTGA
- a CDS encoding dipeptide/oligopeptide/nickel ABC transporter permease (COG1173 ABC-type dipeptide/oligopeptide/nickel transport systems, permease components), with product MQLKHQSPNYYIRRRLLRNYPAVAGLAIIILASLVALLGYAIMPDDSPNANDGAIQLQKQMPGFRATMLKIRKNADIEDRSWLGELAFGQPSPYLLEPITDYRIEDLKVYIKPFGDQQEKVYDLPGVVLALFIGDHQQSNFPNNQNTVVEGDIVRYLNVAGEEEQISKAALVEKFREENLEERFYLLGTDKSGRDMLSRLMYGARISLSIGLVSVLVSLLLGVTFGALAGYFGGWADNLIMWLMSVVWSIPGIMLVIAISLALQSRGVFVAFIAVGLTMWVDVARVVRGEILSIKEKLYIEAARAYGLNNRQIIWGHVLPNLAGSLIVIATANFAAAILLEAGLSFLGLSVQPPTPSWGIMIYEGYHAIGTQNSWHLVVFPAVAISLMVLSFNLLGNGLRDAFDPKTLIK from the coding sequence ATGCAGCTCAAGCACCAATCGCCAAATTATTACATCAGGCGCAGGCTGTTAAGAAACTACCCGGCCGTTGCAGGTTTGGCCATCATTATATTAGCTTCCCTGGTAGCTTTATTAGGCTACGCCATCATGCCGGATGATTCGCCCAACGCCAATGATGGCGCCATTCAGTTGCAGAAGCAAATGCCCGGTTTTAGGGCTACTATGCTTAAGATCCGGAAAAACGCAGATATTGAAGACCGTTCCTGGTTGGGTGAGCTGGCTTTTGGTCAGCCTTCGCCATACCTGCTGGAGCCCATAACCGATTACAGAATTGAAGATCTGAAGGTTTATATAAAACCATTCGGCGATCAGCAGGAGAAGGTGTACGATTTACCAGGAGTGGTGCTGGCCTTATTCATTGGCGACCACCAGCAAAGTAATTTTCCCAATAACCAGAATACAGTAGTAGAGGGTGATATTGTTCGCTACCTGAATGTGGCGGGAGAAGAGGAGCAGATCAGCAAGGCAGCGCTGGTTGAAAAATTCAGGGAGGAAAATCTGGAAGAACGCTTTTACCTGCTGGGTACCGACAAGTCGGGAAGAGATATGCTGAGCCGCCTGATGTACGGCGCCCGCATTTCTCTTTCTATCGGGTTGGTATCTGTGCTGGTTTCCCTGCTGCTGGGGGTAACTTTTGGAGCGCTTGCCGGTTATTTTGGCGGCTGGGCCGATAACCTGATCATGTGGCTGATGTCGGTGGTGTGGTCTATCCCCGGTATTATGCTGGTAATTGCCATAAGCCTGGCCTTACAGAGCAGGGGAGTTTTTGTAGCGTTCATTGCTGTGGGCCTCACCATGTGGGTGGATGTTGCCCGTGTTGTGCGGGGCGAAATTTTAAGTATAAAAGAAAAGTTATATATTGAAGCTGCCAGAGCCTATGGGTTAAACAACAGGCAGATAATTTGGGGGCATGTGCTGCCAAACCTGGCTGGTTCGCTCATTGTAATTGCTACGGCAAACTTTGCAGCAGCCATTTTACTGGAAGCTGGTTTAAGTTTTCTGGGGTTGAGCGTGCAACCACCCACACCTTCGTGGGGCATTATGATCTACGAAGGATACCATGCCATAGGAACGCAAAACAGCTGGCACCTGGTAGTTTTCCCGGCAGTAGCTATAAGCCTGATGGTTTTATCGTTTAATTTATTAGGGAATGGGCTTCGAGATGCATTCGATCCCAAAACCCTTATTAAATAA